From the Pseudomonas putida genome, one window contains:
- a CDS encoding cupin domain-containing protein, giving the protein MFTRTLLAAAFSALAVSSALAAEPPRSNVTVVFDRPLPNVPGKSMRGVIVDYAPGAASPAHRHPKSAFIYATVLEGEVRSSVNGEPAKVYKPGENWYEAPGAFHGVSANASDSKPAKLMAVFVLDSNETVLVTPSDK; this is encoded by the coding sequence ATGTTCACCCGTACTCTCCTGGCCGCCGCGTTCAGTGCGCTGGCCGTCAGCTCGGCGCTGGCCGCCGAGCCACCGCGCAGCAACGTCACCGTGGTATTCGACCGGCCGCTGCCGAACGTGCCGGGCAAAAGCATGCGCGGGGTAATCGTCGACTACGCCCCGGGCGCCGCGTCGCCTGCGCACCGGCACCCGAAATCGGCCTTCATCTATGCCACCGTGCTCGAAGGTGAAGTGCGTAGCAGCGTCAATGGCGAGCCGGCCAAGGTCTACAAACCTGGCGAAAACTGGTACGAGGCGCCCGGTGCTTTCCACGGTGTCAGCGCCAATGCCAGCGACAGCAAGCCCGCCAAGCTGATGGCCGTGTTCGTGCTCGACAGCAACGAGACGGTACTGGTCACGCCGAGCGACAAATGA
- a CDS encoding LysR family transcriptional regulator: MSDLSFSHVCNWLKFRHLLLIETLGRTHNMHVAAQQMNLTQPAISKMLKEIEHLLGFALFERLPRSMPPTALGEQVLRYAQVALNDARNFVDQIDNLRQGGHGHLKVGGIFAATAVALPDAIVEIKQRKPLLSIEVVEQTSDHLMAMLEDKHLHLAVARFTDASQQQRFDFQPLAPEPFCFVVNDQHPLSGAGPVTLPQLLEWPWILYPKGTPIRGRMERAFAEAGVAVPRNTIDTISMQTFLKVLLGGPMIGMLPQAMVEPHLASGVLVNLDTPLHLAPQDYGILTRKGEPLSGAALEFAEILLAHAGRGGGER; encoded by the coding sequence ATGTCGGACCTTTCCTTTTCCCACGTTTGCAACTGGCTCAAGTTCCGCCATCTGTTGCTGATCGAGACCCTCGGGCGCACGCACAACATGCATGTGGCGGCGCAGCAGATGAACCTGACCCAGCCGGCGATCAGCAAGATGCTCAAGGAGATCGAACACCTGCTCGGTTTCGCCCTGTTCGAACGCTTGCCGCGCAGCATGCCGCCCACCGCGCTTGGCGAGCAGGTGCTGCGCTATGCCCAGGTCGCCTTGAACGATGCGCGCAACTTCGTCGACCAGATTGACAACTTGCGCCAGGGCGGGCACGGGCACTTGAAGGTAGGCGGCATCTTTGCCGCCACTGCCGTGGCGCTGCCGGATGCAATCGTCGAGATCAAACAGCGCAAGCCATTGCTGTCGATCGAGGTGGTGGAGCAGACCAGCGATCACCTGATGGCCATGCTTGAAGACAAACACTTGCACTTGGCCGTGGCCCGCTTTACCGACGCTTCCCAGCAGCAGCGCTTCGACTTCCAGCCGCTGGCGCCGGAACCGTTCTGCTTCGTGGTCAACGATCAACACCCGTTGAGCGGAGCCGGCCCGGTTACCCTGCCGCAACTGCTGGAGTGGCCGTGGATTCTCTACCCCAAAGGCACACCCATTCGCGGGCGCATGGAGCGGGCATTCGCCGAGGCTGGCGTGGCGGTACCGCGCAATACCATCGATACCATCTCCATGCAGACTTTCCTCAAGGTGCTGCTGGGCGGGCCGATGATCGGCATGTTGCCCCAGGCGATGGTCGAGCCGCACCTGGCCAGCGGGGTGCTGGTCAACCTCGACACCCCACTGCACCTGGCGCCCCAGGATTACGGCATCCTCACCCGCAAGGGCGAGCCGTTGAGCGGGGCGGCGCTGGAGTTCGCTGAAATCCTGCTGGCCCACGCGGGCCGAGGGGGAGGAGAGCGATAA
- a CDS encoding Nramp family divalent metal transporter, with the protein MSSIPSVEGKAAAAPQNRLAKLVKLLGPGIIAVLSWLGAGDLITSSVAGANYGYAMMWVLAVSLLLRYLIVNIIARFQLCNNQGMTILQGYAQLHPVFAWFMLAYALLMGHLMNAYMIKGAGEALAMLLRIDYPLLCSIAVVLAVWMLVGRNIYAMIEGVMKVLLAVMTLAFLALALMSGPDVAGIVKGTIGFSIPADEGVHGALLVAVSVIGAVAGSVANFVHPYVMREKGWVGPQHKRVQRNDLLFAVFVGIVINLAIWIVGAEILRPNGIEVKTLGDLGKALEMFFGPIGWYIFFVGVFATLFASISGKTTAFPMLITDAFQHVKPGRRERYGKEFHNDPMHKWFMLFILVTPLVWSIPGMPDFVTLTIGVSALNIIGLPVISLGLLIMSNQKSLLGKEYRNNWFENIALAFATGLALWVAFQLATDLIA; encoded by the coding sequence ATGTCGAGCATACCTTCTGTCGAGGGAAAAGCTGCCGCAGCCCCTCAAAACCGCCTTGCAAAACTGGTCAAGCTGCTTGGCCCCGGTATCATCGCGGTGCTGTCGTGGCTAGGCGCAGGAGATCTGATAACCTCATCGGTCGCCGGCGCAAACTACGGTTACGCCATGATGTGGGTGCTGGCCGTTTCGCTGCTGCTGCGCTACCTGATCGTCAACATCATCGCCCGCTTCCAGTTGTGCAATAACCAAGGCATGACCATCCTGCAGGGCTATGCGCAGCTGCACCCGGTGTTCGCCTGGTTCATGCTGGCCTATGCCCTGCTGATGGGGCACCTGATGAACGCCTACATGATCAAGGGCGCCGGCGAAGCGCTGGCGATGCTGCTACGCATCGACTACCCGCTGCTGTGCTCCATCGCCGTGGTGCTGGCGGTGTGGATGCTGGTGGGGCGCAACATCTATGCGATGATCGAAGGCGTAATGAAAGTGCTGCTGGCCGTGATGACCCTGGCCTTCCTGGCGCTGGCGCTGATGTCTGGTCCGGACGTTGCAGGTATCGTCAAAGGCACCATCGGTTTCAGCATCCCAGCCGACGAAGGCGTGCACGGCGCCTTGCTGGTAGCGGTCTCGGTGATCGGCGCCGTGGCAGGTTCGGTCGCCAACTTCGTGCACCCTTACGTGATGCGTGAAAAAGGCTGGGTCGGTCCGCAACACAAGCGCGTTCAGCGTAACGACCTGCTGTTCGCCGTTTTCGTGGGTATCGTCATCAACCTGGCGATCTGGATCGTTGGCGCGGAAATCCTGCGGCCCAACGGCATCGAGGTGAAAACCTTGGGCGACCTGGGCAAGGCGCTGGAGATGTTCTTCGGCCCGATCGGCTGGTACATCTTCTTTGTCGGCGTTTTCGCCACCTTGTTCGCCAGCATTTCTGGCAAGACCACTGCGTTCCCGATGCTGATCACCGACGCGTTCCAGCATGTGAAGCCCGGGCGCCGCGAGCGCTATGGCAAGGAATTCCACAACGACCCGATGCACAAGTGGTTCATGTTGTTCATTCTGGTGACGCCACTGGTGTGGTCGATCCCGGGGATGCCCGACTTCGTGACCCTCACCATCGGCGTGAGCGCGCTGAACATCATCGGGCTGCCGGTGATCTCGCTGGGCCTGCTGATCATGTCCAACCAGAAATCGTTGCTGGGCAAGGAATACCGCAATAACTGGTTCGAGAACATCGCGCTGGCCTTCGCCACCGGCCTGGCGTTGTGGGTGGCCTTCCAGCTGGCAACGGACCTGATCGCCTGA
- a CDS encoding SDR family oxidoreductase: MKIVVIGGTGLIGSKLVNGLRERGHQAVPAAPSTGVNSITREGLAEAMNGADVVVDVANAPSWEDQAVLEFFETSTRNLLAAEKAAGVGHHVALSIVGSERLPENGYFRAKVAQEALIKRAEVPYTILRATQFFEFVEGIAQAGATGEEIRLSPALFQPMASDDVVQALTDVALAPAANGTLEVAGPEAVPLDELVRRYLRLSGDPRRVVADVHARYFGAELDDKALTPGEGARLGTTRFEAWLARQ, encoded by the coding sequence ATGAAAATCGTGGTCATCGGAGGCACTGGCCTCATAGGTTCCAAGCTTGTCAATGGCCTGCGCGAGCGCGGCCATCAGGCCGTACCGGCGGCACCCAGCACGGGAGTGAACAGCATTACCCGCGAGGGTCTGGCCGAAGCAATGAACGGCGCGGATGTGGTGGTGGATGTGGCCAACGCTCCGTCCTGGGAGGACCAGGCGGTGCTCGAATTCTTCGAAACCTCCACCCGCAACCTGCTGGCGGCCGAGAAGGCGGCGGGCGTCGGGCACCATGTCGCGCTGTCGATCGTCGGCAGTGAGCGGCTACCGGAAAACGGCTACTTCCGGGCCAAGGTGGCGCAAGAGGCGCTGATCAAGCGTGCCGAGGTGCCCTACACCATCTTGCGCGCCACGCAGTTCTTCGAGTTTGTCGAAGGCATCGCCCAGGCCGGCGCGACAGGCGAGGAGATTCGCTTGTCGCCGGCACTGTTCCAGCCCATGGCATCGGACGATGTGGTCCAGGCGCTCACCGACGTGGCACTGGCACCTGCGGCCAATGGCACGCTGGAAGTGGCAGGCCCCGAGGCAGTGCCGCTGGATGAACTGGTGCGGCGGTACCTGCGCTTGAGCGGCGATCCACGCCGCGTGGTGGCGGATGTGCACGCACGCTACTTTGGCGCCGAACTGGACGACAAGGCCCTGACCCCGGGCGAAGGCGCGCGGCTGGGCACCACCCGTTTCGAGGCCTGGCTGGCACGCCAGTGA
- a CDS encoding HlyD family secretion protein encodes MNTHEPEQAVASMTARRARQKKLGAGLCVVGLLVLAVGWVMLRAGEAAFTDNAYVRGDITSLSAKVSGYVTAVEVQDNQQVAAGDVLFRIDDRDYRAHLAEAQANLKAAQARLADVEAQARLQQAQVRQAEAQRRSAWSERQLADKTHERSRKLIQYSAVSQALVDQTEAARSSAEAGFTAATATLDAQRLRIDVLEAQREAAVAAIAQATAARDLASLELEHTVVRAPVAGVIGNRQVRVGRFVTPGGGLIDLVPVDGVWIVANFKETQLEHIQPGQRATVTLDGYPSGSLEGVVDSFAPGSGAAFSLLPPDNATGNFVRVVQRVPVKIRLAHNPLPGRIVPGLSARVRIEAGGGS; translated from the coding sequence ATGAACACACATGAACCAGAGCAGGCCGTCGCATCCATGACCGCGCGGCGGGCCAGGCAAAAGAAACTAGGCGCCGGCCTCTGTGTAGTGGGCTTGCTGGTGCTGGCGGTTGGCTGGGTGATGTTGCGCGCGGGGGAGGCGGCATTTACCGACAACGCCTACGTGCGTGGCGACATCACATCACTGTCGGCAAAGGTGTCAGGTTATGTCACGGCGGTCGAAGTCCAGGACAATCAGCAGGTCGCTGCGGGCGATGTGCTGTTCCGCATCGATGACCGCGACTACCGCGCGCACCTGGCCGAGGCGCAGGCCAACCTGAAGGCCGCGCAGGCGCGCCTGGCTGATGTCGAGGCCCAGGCCCGCCTGCAGCAGGCGCAGGTTCGCCAGGCCGAGGCCCAGCGCCGGTCAGCCTGGTCCGAACGGCAACTGGCCGACAAGACCCACGAACGCAGCCGTAAGCTGATCCAGTACAGTGCGGTCAGCCAGGCCCTGGTCGATCAGACCGAGGCTGCCCGCAGCAGCGCCGAGGCCGGGTTCACCGCTGCTACGGCGACGCTCGATGCCCAGCGCCTGCGTATCGACGTGCTGGAGGCCCAGCGTGAGGCGGCAGTCGCAGCCATCGCCCAGGCCACGGCAGCACGCGACCTGGCCTCGCTCGAACTGGAGCACACTGTGGTAAGGGCACCGGTAGCCGGGGTAATTGGCAACCGGCAGGTGCGGGTAGGGCGCTTCGTCACGCCGGGTGGCGGCTTGATTGACCTGGTGCCGGTTGATGGCGTGTGGATCGTGGCCAACTTCAAGGAAACCCAGCTCGAGCATATTCAGCCAGGGCAACGCGCCACGGTCACCCTTGACGGCTACCCTTCTGGTAGCCTTGAAGGTGTCGTCGACAGCTTTGCACCCGGCAGTGGGGCGGCGTTCAGCTTGCTGCCGCCAGATAACGCCACTGGTAATTTCGTGCGCGTGGTGCAGCGGGTACCGGTGAAGATTCGCCTGGCCCATAACCCACTACCGGGGCGCATCGTGCCGGGGCTCTCGGCGCGGGTGCGGATCGAGGCAGGAGGCGGCTCGTGA
- a CDS encoding fumarylacetoacetate hydrolase family protein has protein sequence MPMTLTPANTLPADGLTGTLIGRAWTPGEPGGPSPIALRPDGVFDLSERFATLSQLLESEDPLHAVRSTPGRFLGSLEALLANSGEAFDANQPYLLAPVDLQVIKAAGVTFAASMIERVIEEQAAGDASKAEAVRATVHSVIGDNLRAVRPGSQQAMALKALLIEQGMWSQYLEVGIGPDAEVFTKAPVLAAVGSGSAIGVHPGSAWNNPEPEVVLAVDSRGRIHGATLGNDVNLRDFEGRSALLLSKAKDNNASCAVGPFIRLFDDTFDLDAVRHCVVGLEVQGEDGYRLVGSSSMDQISRDPEDLVRQTLNANHQYPDGFLLFLGTLFAPIEDRDQPGAGFTHKTGDRVRIASPLLGQLHNQVTTSDQAAPWTFGLGAMMRNLAARGLLHR, from the coding sequence ATGCCGATGACCCTCACCCCCGCCAACACCCTGCCTGCGGACGGCCTGACCGGCACCCTGATCGGCCGCGCCTGGACCCCCGGCGAACCCGGCGGCCCCTCCCCGATCGCCTTGCGCCCCGACGGTGTGTTCGACCTGTCCGAACGCTTCGCCACCCTCAGCCAGCTGCTGGAAAGCGAAGACCCATTGCATGCCGTGCGCAGCACCCCGGGCCGCTTCCTGGGCAGCCTGGAAGCGTTGCTGGCCAACAGCGGCGAGGCGTTCGACGCCAACCAGCCTTACCTGCTTGCCCCGGTCGACCTGCAAGTGATCAAGGCGGCCGGCGTGACCTTCGCCGCCAGCATGATCGAGCGAGTGATCGAAGAGCAGGCCGCCGGTGACGCCAGCAAGGCCGAAGCAGTACGCGCCACCGTGCATTCGGTGATCGGCGACAACCTGCGCGCGGTGCGCCCTGGCTCACAACAGGCCATGGCCCTGAAGGCGCTGCTGATCGAACAAGGCATGTGGTCGCAATACCTGGAAGTGGGCATCGGGCCGGATGCCGAAGTGTTCACCAAGGCCCCGGTGCTGGCGGCGGTTGGCAGCGGCAGCGCGATCGGCGTGCACCCCGGCTCGGCGTGGAACAACCCCGAACCTGAGGTGGTGCTGGCGGTCGACAGCCGCGGGCGCATCCACGGCGCCACCCTGGGCAACGACGTCAACCTGCGCGACTTCGAAGGCCGCAGCGCGCTGCTGCTGAGCAAGGCCAAGGACAACAACGCCTCGTGCGCCGTCGGCCCATTCATCCGCCTGTTCGACGACACGTTCGACCTGGACGCGGTGCGCCACTGCGTGGTCGGTCTCGAAGTCCAAGGCGAGGACGGCTACCGACTGGTCGGCAGCAGCTCGATGGACCAGATCAGCCGCGACCCTGAAGACCTGGTGCGCCAGACCCTCAACGCCAACCATCAATACCCCGACGGTTTCCTGCTGTTCCTTGGTACGCTGTTCGCCCCCATCGAGGACCGCGACCAGCCCGGCGCGGGGTTCACCCACAAGACCGGTGACCGGGTACGCATCGCCAGCCCCCTGCTTGGCCAGTTGCACAACCAGGTCACCACCAGCGACCAGGCAGCGCCGTGGACCTTCGGCCTCGGCGCCATGATGCGCAACCTCGCCGCCCGCGGCCTGCTGCATCGCTAA
- a CDS encoding winged helix-turn-helix domain-containing tetratricopeptide repeat protein — MPFEFDGFVLDEQRRELTLCGQAVTIGPQVFDLLLQLVTHRDRVMGREELLAQVWNGKIVSESTITSHINAVRRAIGDSGEEQRLLRTVARKGYRFVGEVVQTKPAEAPAAAEPVVTVALSLPDKPSITVLPFHNLSGDPDQEYFADGMVEDIIAALSRIRWLFVIARNSSFTFKGQRYDVQQVGQALGVRYVLEGSVRKAGKRVRITGQLIEASTGEHLWAERFEGQLDDIFELQDQVAESVVGAIAPQLERAEIERAKRKPTADLCAYDYYLRGTAKLHNGTREAIAQALPLLYQAIDCDTEYASAYGMAAWCYFWRKLNGWMDDRAEEIAEGSRLARLAVELGRDDAVALTRGGHALGHLTGDLDGAIALLDRARLLNPNLAPAWYLGGILRALRGETQTAIDNLNHAARLSPLDPEMFRMQVGMALAHFFAGRLDEAAAWAEKSLGNLPSLLAAVALLAASHALSGRMDSAHQAMQRLRALDPALRLTQLRAWLPIHRDEDLARLAEGLRLAGLPE, encoded by the coding sequence GTGCCATTTGAGTTTGACGGCTTTGTGCTCGACGAACAGCGCAGGGAGCTGACCCTGTGCGGGCAGGCCGTGACCATTGGCCCGCAGGTGTTCGACTTGCTGCTGCAACTGGTCACCCACCGTGACCGGGTCATGGGCCGCGAAGAGCTGCTGGCGCAGGTGTGGAATGGCAAGATCGTCTCCGAATCGACCATTACCAGCCATATCAATGCCGTGCGCCGGGCCATCGGAGACTCCGGCGAAGAGCAGCGACTGCTGCGCACCGTTGCCCGCAAGGGCTATCGCTTCGTAGGCGAAGTGGTGCAAACCAAGCCCGCTGAAGCCCCCGCAGCTGCCGAACCTGTCGTCACCGTTGCACTCTCGCTCCCGGACAAACCCTCGATCACCGTGCTGCCGTTCCACAACCTGAGCGGTGACCCGGACCAGGAGTATTTTGCCGATGGCATGGTCGAGGACATCATCGCCGCGCTGTCGCGCATCCGCTGGCTGTTCGTCATCGCCCGCAATTCCAGTTTCACCTTCAAGGGCCAACGTTACGATGTGCAGCAGGTGGGCCAGGCCCTTGGCGTGCGCTACGTGCTCGAAGGCAGTGTGCGCAAGGCCGGCAAACGGGTGCGCATTACTGGCCAGCTGATCGAAGCCAGTACCGGCGAGCATTTGTGGGCAGAACGCTTCGAGGGTCAGCTCGACGACATTTTCGAGCTGCAGGATCAAGTGGCCGAAAGCGTGGTGGGCGCCATCGCGCCCCAGTTGGAGCGTGCCGAGATCGAGCGGGCCAAGCGAAAGCCCACAGCCGATCTGTGCGCCTACGACTACTACCTGCGCGGCACCGCCAAACTGCACAACGGCACCCGCGAAGCCATTGCCCAGGCGCTGCCGCTGCTCTACCAGGCCATCGACTGCGATACGGAATACGCCTCGGCCTACGGCATGGCCGCATGGTGTTACTTCTGGCGCAAGCTCAACGGCTGGATGGATGACCGTGCCGAGGAAATTGCCGAGGGCTCCCGCCTGGCGCGCCTGGCCGTTGAACTGGGGCGTGACGACGCTGTGGCGCTGACCCGCGGCGGGCATGCGCTAGGGCATCTGACCGGCGATCTGGATGGTGCCATCGCCCTGCTCGACCGGGCGCGCCTGCTCAATCCCAACTTGGCCCCAGCCTGGTACCTGGGCGGGATACTGCGAGCGCTGCGGGGCGAAACGCAGACAGCCATCGACAACCTCAACCACGCCGCACGGCTTAGCCCGCTCGACCCGGAAATGTTCCGCATGCAGGTGGGGATGGCGTTGGCGCACTTTTTTGCCGGCCGCCTCGATGAAGCTGCGGCATGGGCAGAAAAGTCGCTGGGGAACCTGCCCAGTCTGCTGGCGGCAGTGGCTCTGCTGGCGGCAAGCCATGCGCTGAGCGGGCGAATGGATAGCGCGCACCAGGCGATGCAGCGCTTGCGCGCACTGGACCCGGCACTGCGGCTGACGCAGTTGCGGGCCTGGTTGCCGATTCATCGGGATGAGGATTTGGCGCGGTTGGCCGAAGGGCTGAGGTTGGCGGGGTTGCCAGAGTAA
- a CDS encoding IlvD/Edd family dehydratase, with translation MTDTAKRPLRSQQWFDDPSHADMTALYVERYMNYGLTRDELQSGRPIIGIAQTGSDLTPCNRHHIELAQRVKAGIRDAGGIPMEFPVHPIAEQSRRPTAALDRNLAYLGLVEILHGYPLDGVVLTTGCDKTTPACLMAAATTDLPAIVLSGGPMLDGHHKGQLIGSGTVLWHARNLMAAGEIDYEGFMEMTTAASPSVGHCNTMGTALSMNALAEALGMSLPGCASIPAPYRERGQMAYATGRRICELVLQDVRPSSIMTREAFENAIAVASALGASSNCPPHLIAIARHMGIELSLDDWQRIGEDIPLLVNCMPAGKYLGEGFHRAGGVPAVMHELRKAGRLHEACATVSGKTIGEVVSDTVTSNREVILPYDAPLKHSAGFIVLSGNFFDSAIMKMSVVGEAFRKTYLAEPGKENSFEARAIVFEGPEDYHARIDDPSLDIDERCILVIRGAGTVGYPGSAEVVNMAPPAALIKQDIDSLPCLGDGRQSGTSASPSILNMSPEAAVGGGLALLQTNDWLRVDLNQRRVDLLVDDDEVARRRAAWKPNIPASQTPWQELYRQLVGQLSTGGCLEPATLHMRVIAREGGMPRHSH, from the coding sequence ATGACCGATACCGCGAAACGCCCGCTGCGCAGCCAGCAATGGTTCGACGACCCGAGCCACGCCGACATGACCGCGCTGTACGTCGAGCGTTACATGAACTACGGCCTGACCCGCGACGAACTGCAGTCGGGCCGGCCGATCATCGGCATTGCCCAGACTGGCAGCGACCTCACCCCCTGCAACCGCCACCACATCGAACTGGCGCAACGGGTCAAGGCCGGCATCCGCGATGCCGGCGGCATTCCCATGGAGTTCCCCGTCCACCCGATCGCCGAGCAGAGCCGCCGCCCCACTGCCGCCCTGGACCGCAACCTGGCCTACCTGGGCCTGGTGGAGATCCTCCACGGCTACCCGCTGGACGGCGTGGTGCTGACCACCGGCTGCGACAAGACCACCCCGGCCTGCCTGATGGCCGCGGCCACCACCGACCTGCCGGCCATCGTGCTGTCGGGCGGTCCCATGCTCGACGGCCATCACAAAGGCCAGCTGATTGGCTCGGGTACGGTGCTGTGGCACGCCCGCAACCTGATGGCCGCTGGCGAAATCGACTACGAAGGCTTCATGGAAATGACCACCGCCGCCTCGCCGTCGGTGGGCCACTGCAACACTATGGGCACGGCGCTGTCGATGAACGCCCTTGCCGAAGCCCTGGGCATGTCACTGCCAGGCTGCGCCAGCATCCCCGCGCCCTACCGCGAACGTGGGCAGATGGCCTATGCGACCGGCAGGCGCATCTGCGAACTGGTGCTGCAGGACGTGCGCCCGTCTTCGATCATGACCCGCGAAGCCTTTGAAAACGCCATTGCCGTGGCCTCGGCACTGGGCGCCTCGAGCAACTGCCCGCCGCACCTGATCGCCATCGCCCGGCACATGGGCATCGAGCTGTCGCTGGACGACTGGCAGCGCATCGGCGAAGACATACCGCTGCTGGTCAACTGCATGCCCGCCGGCAAGTACCTGGGCGAAGGCTTCCACCGCGCCGGTGGCGTGCCAGCGGTGATGCACGAACTGCGCAAGGCCGGCCGCCTGCACGAGGCCTGTGCCACGGTCAGCGGCAAGACCATCGGCGAGGTGGTCAGCGATACGGTTACCAGCAACCGCGAGGTGATCCTGCCTTACGACGCACCGCTCAAGCACAGTGCAGGGTTCATCGTGCTCAGCGGTAACTTCTTCGACAGCGCGATCATGAAGATGTCGGTGGTCGGCGAGGCTTTCCGCAAGACCTACCTGGCCGAGCCCGGCAAGGAAAACAGCTTCGAGGCCAGGGCCATCGTGTTCGAGGGCCCGGAGGACTACCACGCGCGCATCGACGACCCTTCGCTGGACATCGACGAGCGTTGCATCCTGGTGATCCGCGGCGCCGGTACCGTGGGTTACCCGGGCAGCGCCGAAGTGGTCAACATGGCGCCCCCGGCCGCGCTGATCAAGCAAGACATCGACTCGCTGCCCTGCCTGGGCGACGGCCGCCAGAGCGGCACCTCGGCCAGCCCGTCGATCCTCAACATGTCGCCGGAAGCGGCGGTCGGTGGCGGCCTGGCCTTGCTGCAGACCAACGACTGGCTGCGTGTGGACCTCAACCAGCGCCGCGTCGACCTGCTGGTGGACGATGACGAAGTGGCGCGCCGTCGCGCGGCATGGAAGCCGAACATCCCGGCCTCGCAGACGCCCTGGCAGGAACTCTACCGTCAGCTTGTGGGACAGTTGTCCACCGGTGGCTGCCTGGAACCGGCGACGCTGCACATGCGTGTGATTGCCCGGGAAGGCGGGATGCCGCGGCATTCGCATTAA
- the glsB gene encoding glutaminase B, which yields MQTLLNEILDQVRPLIGKGKVADYIPALADVPAQQLGIAVYGNDGSYYCAGDALVPFSVQSISKVFSLVQAIGHSGEAIWQRLGHEPSGQPFNSLVQLEFERGRPRNPFINAGALVICDINQSRFAAPTLSMRDFVRRLSGNPHIAIDARVADSEYQFRARNAAMAYLMQSFGNFHNEVETVLRSYFSYCALQMSCLDLARAFCFLANDGFCKHSGEQILSRRQTQQVNSIMATSGLYDEAGNFAYRVGLPGKSGVGGGIVAVVPGQFTVCVWSPELNAAGNSYAGMAALELLSSRIGWSVF from the coding sequence ATGCAAACGCTGTTGAACGAGATTCTCGACCAAGTGCGCCCCTTGATCGGCAAGGGCAAAGTGGCTGACTACATTCCTGCGCTGGCCGATGTGCCAGCGCAACAGCTGGGCATCGCCGTGTATGGCAACGATGGCAGCTACTACTGCGCAGGCGACGCCCTGGTGCCGTTTTCGGTGCAGAGCATTTCCAAGGTGTTCAGCCTGGTCCAGGCGATTGGCCATTCCGGTGAAGCCATCTGGCAGCGGCTGGGCCACGAGCCTTCGGGCCAGCCGTTCAACTCGCTGGTGCAGCTGGAGTTCGAGCGCGGGCGCCCGCGCAATCCCTTCATCAATGCCGGCGCACTGGTCATCTGCGACATCAACCAGTCGCGCTTCGCCGCGCCCACGTTGTCGATGCGCGATTTCGTCCGCCGACTGTCGGGCAACCCGCACATCGCGATCGATGCCCGCGTCGCCGATTCGGAGTACCAGTTCCGTGCGCGCAACGCGGCCATGGCTTACCTGATGCAGTCCTTCGGCAACTTCCACAACGAAGTCGAAACGGTACTGCGCAGCTACTTCAGCTACTGCGCGCTGCAAATGAGTTGCCTGGACCTGGCCCGGGCGTTCTGCTTCCTGGCCAACGACGGGTTCTGCAAGCACAGCGGCGAGCAGATCCTGAGCCGACGCCAGACCCAACAGGTGAACTCGATCATGGCCACCAGCGGCCTTTACGACGAGGCCGGCAACTTCGCCTACCGCGTGGGGTTGCCCGGCAAGAGTGGCGTGGGCGGCGGGATCGTGGCCGTCGTGCCGGGGCAATTTACCGTGTGCGTGTGGTCGCCAGAGCTGAATGCGGCGGGCAACTCCTACGCAGGGATGGCGGCGCTGGAGCTGCTCAGTTCACGAATTGGATGGTCGGTATTCTGA